One genomic segment of Papaver somniferum cultivar HN1 unplaced genomic scaffold, ASM357369v1 unplaced-scaffold_6, whole genome shotgun sequence includes these proteins:
- the LOC113343490 gene encoding wall-associated receptor kinase-like 22 — translation MKLKQKHYTRNGGLLLKQKITSNEGGVERAAKILVAEELERTTDNSNPSKVVGKGRYGTVFKGMLSSGGIVAITKSTLVDKNQVDQFINEVAILSQINHRHIVRLLGCFLETQVPLLVYEFVPNGTLSFQYNLHVRIASEVAGELSYLCLDPFMPIFHRDIKSTSILLDEKYKAKVSDFGISRSAPVDSTHLTTLVQGTFGYLDPEFFYSGQFTDNSDIYSFRIVPVELFAGKPPCLMWEPWFKISPDESETVNWITVNHLKLGAKGDLKKISLGRRFLLTLGEEGGSRFSYKAVILDAKN, via the exons ATGAAACTGAAGCAGAAACACTACACAAGAAATGGTGGTTTGTTATTAAAGCAAAAGATCACTTCAAACGAAGGTGGAGTTGAAAGGGCAGCCAAAATCTTAGTAGCCGAAGAACTAGAGAGGACAACAGATAACTCCAACCCAAGTAAAGTCGTCGGAAAAGGAAGATATGGTACCgtgtttaaaggcatgttatcaAGTGGGGGAATAGTAGCCATTACGAAATCCACATTGGTGGACAAAAACCAAGTCGATCAGTTCATCAACGAGGTTGCTattctttctcaaatcaatcacaGGCACATTGTAAGATTGTTAGGTTGTTTTTTAGAGACCCAAGTTCCACTATTGGTATATGAGTTTGTCCCGAACGGAACACTCTC attccaataCAATCTCCATGTAAGGATCGCATCTGAGGTAGCAGGAGAACTTTCATATCTATGCTTGGACCCTTTTATGCCAATCTTTCATAGAGACATAAAATCCACTAGTATTCTTCTCGAtgagaaatacaaggctaaagtcTCTGACTTCGGAATTTCTAGATCAGCACCTGTAGATTCAACCCACTTGACCACACTTGTGCAGGGAACCTTTGGTTATTTAGATCCCGAATTTTTTTATTCAGGCCAGTTCACCGACAACAGTGATATCTATAGCTTCAGAATAGTTCCTGTGGAGCTATTTGCTGGAAAACCACCG TGCTTGATGTGGGAGCCTTGGTTTAAGATATCTCCTGATGAATCAGAGACCGTTAACTGGATTACAGTCAACCATCTAAAGCTAGGAGCTAAAGGTGATCTGAAGAAGATCTCTTTAGGCCGCAGGTTCCTTCTTACATTGGGTGAAGAAGGGGGTTCTCGTTTCAGTTACAAAGCTGTAATTCTGGATGCTAAGAATTAG
- the LOC113343555 gene encoding organelle RRM domain-containing protein 2, mitochondrial-like isoform X2 translates to MAFASNFRRVISNGLTRTSLLSQVRDNSTLTTPRLFVSANVITDRASGRSKGFGFVRYATIEDAERAQQGMNAKYLDGWVIFVDPAKPREPRP, encoded by the exons ATGGCGTTCGCTTCAAATTTCCGTCGAGTTATTAGCAATGGGTTAACGAGGACTTCATTATTATCACAAGTTCGTGACAATTCAACCTTGACAACCCCTAGACTTTTCGTCAGTG CAAATGTCATAACAGATAGAGCATCAGGAAGGTCAAAGGGGTTTGGTTTTGTCAGATATGCAACTATAGAAGATGCGGAAAGGGCTCAACAAGGGATGAACGCAAAGTACTTGGATGGTTGGGTTATTTTTGTTGATCCTGCGAAACCAAGAGAACCAAGACCATGA
- the LOC113343555 gene encoding organelle RRM domain-containing protein 2, mitochondrial-like isoform X1 has protein sequence MAFASNFRRVISNGLTRTSLLSQVRDNSTLTTPRLFVSGLSRMTTDEKLKEAFSPFGQLLEANVITDRASGRSKGFGFVRYATIEDAERAQQGMNAKYLDGWVIFVDPAKPREPRP, from the exons ATGGCGTTCGCTTCAAATTTCCGTCGAGTTATTAGCAATGGGTTAACGAGGACTTCATTATTATCACAAGTTCGTGACAATTCAACCTTGACAACCCCTAGACTTTTCGTCAGTG GTCTTTCTAGGATGACCACAGACGAAAAGCTAAAAGAAGCATTTTCCCCATTTGGTCAGCTTCTTGAAG CAAATGTCATAACAGATAGAGCATCAGGAAGGTCAAAGGGGTTTGGTTTTGTCAGATATGCAACTATAGAAGATGCGGAAAGGGCTCAACAAGGGATGAACGCAAAGTACTTGGATGGTTGGGTTATTTTTGTTGATCCTGCGAAACCAAGAGAACCAAGACCATGA